In a genomic window of bacterium:
- a CDS encoding type II toxin-antitoxin system YafQ family toxin encodes MYIPVYTKQFEKDVKRCKRRGKDFEKFKIIAKTLISGHKIDTIHKDHKLVGNYLGRRDCHIESDWLLIYKIDGKQLIFERMGTHSDLFIK; translated from the coding sequence ATGTATATCCCTGTTTATACTAAACAGTTTGAAAAAGATGTTAAGCGTTGTAAACGCAGAGGCAAAGATTTTGAAAAGTTTAAGATTATTGCCAAGACATTGATTTCAGGTCACAAAATAGACACTATCCACAAGGATCACAAACTTGTGGGCAATTATTTAGGTCGACGCGATTGTCATATTGAGTCAGATTGGTTATTAATATATAAAATTGACGGGAAGCAACTTATTTTTGAACGCATGGGAACACATTCAGACCTATTTATCAAATAA